GTGTACCACCGAAAAGGTGATGGCCAGGACGCCGGCCGTCAGCGGCGCGGCTGGGGACAACCTCCCCAGGCACACCACTCCCACCAGCAGTCCCGCGAGTCCCAGCGCCACCAGGCCGCGCACCCGGACCTCGTCGAACTGGTCGACGCCGTAGCCCCACGCGAACGCCGCGACCACCGCCGCCAGCGCCCCCGGCGGCACCGCCCCGAGGTGCCACCACACCGTTACCCGCTTCTCCGCCGGTTGAACCCGGTGGTAGCGGAAGACACCCGTCCGGGTGTCCACGCGCTCCTCGCGCGGGCTGTCGTAGTGCAGTCCACCGAGGAAGTCGTCCGGCCGGCTCACCACTCCTTGGTACGCCCGGTCGGGCCGGAAATCACCCCCCGTGACGAACCCGCCGGCGAACCCGAGCACGAAAAAGGGACCCGGTGGGCGCCGTTGGCCACCGGGTCCCGGTCCGCGGGAGCACCGCACCGCGGGAGTTCCGGGGGATCAGCCGAGCCGGAGCTTCAGCGCCTCCAGCTCGTCGCGCAGCGAGGTCGGCACCTTCTCGCCGATCCTGGCGAACCACTCCTCGATCATCGGGACCTCGGCGCGCCACTCGTCGGCGTCGAACCGCAGCGCCGCCTCGATGTCCTCGCGGGAGGCATCCAGGCCGTCCAGGTCGAGCGCGTCGGCGGTCGGCACGTGCCCGATCGGCGTCTCGACCGCGGCGGCCCGGCCCTCCAGCCGCTCGACGGCCCACTTCAGCACGCGCGAGTTCTCGCCGAAGCCCGGCCACAGGAAGCGCTTGTCCTCGCCGCGGCGGAACCAGTTGACGTAGAAGATCCTCGGCAGCTTGTCCGCGTCGGCCGACTTGCCGGTGTCGATCCAGTGCTGGAAGTAGTCACCAGCGTGGTAGCCGATGAACGGCAGCATCGCCATCGGGTCGCGGCGCACCACGCCCACCTTGCCGGTGGCCGCGGCGGTCGTCTCGCTGGACAGCGTGGCGCCCATGAACACGCCGTGCTGCCAGTCGCGCGACTCGGTGACCAGCGGGATCGTGGTGGCGCGCCGGCCGCCGAAGAAGATCGCCGAGATCGGCACGCCCTTCGGGTCGTCCCACTCGGGCGCCTTGATGTCGCACTGCTCGATCGGCGTGCAGTAGCGCGAGTTCGGGTGCGAGGACAGCTCCTCCGAGCCCGGCGTCCAGTCCTGCTTCTTCCACGACGTCAGGTGCGCGGGCGGCTCGCCCATGCCCTCCCACCACACGTCGCCGTCGTCGGTCAGCGCGACGTTGGTGAACAGCGAGTTCCCCTTCTCGATGGTGCGCATCGCGTTGGGGTTGGTGTGGTAGTCGGTGCCGGGTGCGACGCCGAAGAAGCCGTTCTCCGGGTTCACCGCGTACAGCCGGCCGTCCTCGCCGAACCGCATCCAGGCGATGTCGTCGCCCAGGGTCTCGACCTTCCAGCCCGGGATGGTCGGCTCCAGCATCGCCAGGTTGGTCTTGCCGCACGCGCTGGGGAACGCGGCCGCGATGTAGTGGACCTTCCGCTCCGGCGAGGTGAGCTTGAGGATCAGCATGTGCTCGGCCAGCCAGCCCTCGTCACGGGCCATCACCGAGGCGATGCGCAGCGAGTAGCACTTCTTGCCCAGCAGCGCGTTGCCGCCGTACCCCGAGCCGTAGGACCAGATCATCCGCTCCTCGGGGAACTGGGTGATGTACTTGGTCTCGTTGCACGGCCACGGCACGTCCTCCTGGCCCGGCTCCAGCGGCGCGCCCAGCGAGTGCAGCGCCTGGACGAACTCGGCGTCGTCGCCAAATCGGTTCAGCGCCTTCGTGCCCATGCGGGTCATGATGTGCATGGAGACGACGACGTACTCGGAGTCGGTGATCTCCACGCCCAGCATGGGCTTCTCCGCGTCGAGCG
This portion of the Saccharothrix syringae genome encodes:
- a CDS encoding phosphoenolpyruvate carboxykinase (GTP), with the translated sequence MTAVAIPGLDQAPTDHARLLSWVREVAELTCPDQVVWADGSREEWDRLTARLVEAGTFVPLKRKPNSFWAASDPSDVARVEERTFICSVDPEDAGPTNNWMDPAEMKATMTELYRGSMRGRTMYVIPFCMGPLDAEKPMLGVEITDSEYVVVSMHIMTRMGTKALNRFGDDAEFVQALHSLGAPLEPGQEDVPWPCNETKYITQFPEERMIWSYGSGYGGNALLGKKCYSLRIASVMARDEGWLAEHMLILKLTSPERKVHYIAAAFPSACGKTNLAMLEPTIPGWKVETLGDDIAWMRFGEDGRLYAVNPENGFFGVAPGTDYHTNPNAMRTIEKGNSLFTNVALTDDGDVWWEGMGEPPAHLTSWKKQDWTPGSEELSSHPNSRYCTPIEQCDIKAPEWDDPKGVPISAIFFGGRRATTIPLVTESRDWQHGVFMGATLSSETTAAATGKVGVVRRDPMAMLPFIGYHAGDYFQHWIDTGKSADADKLPRIFYVNWFRRGEDKRFLWPGFGENSRVLKWAVERLEGRAAAVETPIGHVPTADALDLDGLDASREDIEAALRFDADEWRAEVPMIEEWFARIGEKVPTSLRDELEALKLRLG